Below is a genomic region from Syntrophorhabdaceae bacterium.
CGACCTTCCCCCTCATAACGCCTCTCCTCCCTTCCATCATTCGTGAAACAGTAATGGATAGGTTATATCATAATCCATTTTGGATAAAAACGAGTTTTCCGCGAAAGGTACCCTTCCCCTCATTTCGTAAAAATGTTCTTCAAACCCTTTTCTATCTCCTCTATATTCAATCCAAGGCCTTTAGCTCCCCCTGATCCCACGTCCACAAGAGACTGTCCTATATCCTTAAGAGAGAGTCCGAGTGTGCCGGCCAGGCCCTGGGAGAGGGTATTGATAAAGTTATCCCTGATATTCACTTTAGGGTTGTCAAGATCGCCCGTAAGGGTAAAATCTATCGGTATCCGGTTGCTGCTCTTCTTTAGAAATGCCACGACCTTGGAGAGCGGCACTCCCATGAATTGGTTTGTCACCCCCGGGCGGCTCGAAAAATCGAGGTCTTTGAGCACCGCCCTGCCCGGCGCGTGTAGCTTCCGTGAGACGATCTTCATACTGATGTCTACATCAAGGAAACCCCTCGTAATGTTGACATTCGAGTTCTTTTGAAAATAGGCCTTGAAGTTTGTGATATCGAGGTGCCTTACCTCGCCTTTGGCCTCCAAGTCCTTGGTTTTCATTTTAATTTTTCCATTGCTCTTCACCGCGCCCATCCCTGAGTTGCCCACTATATTCCCTGTTAATTCATAGGTCGTAAAGGCATCCGGAAAAGGAAGGGCAATGTCTTTCGCCTCGAGTCTGATGTCCCTGACCCTGGTGAGTACCGGCGTAGGGGCCGTCTTCCGGTCGAGATAATCGATCTCCCCCTCCTCGATATGCAAACGGGTGATGGAGAGAGGGTTGGCAGCGCTGATCTCAGATTCTCCTTTCCCTCCCCGACCTTCCCGGGTGATCCCCGGAGGAAGAGCGGGGCTTATCAGGACGCCGCTGCGGTCCGTCTCCACCCGCACATGGACCCCTTTAAGGGTCAGATTGGAAATGACATATTCCTTCCGGAGGAATTGCAGAAAATCGGCCCTCGCCGAGAGGCTGTCTATCCGCACTGTATCTTTGCCTTCCCTGTTCTTCATTTTTATGCCCGTCGCCTTTACATGGCCCCATGTAAGGTCGATACGGTCGATCGAAAATGCCTTTCCGAGCCTTCGCTCGAGCTCTCCCTTGATCATCCGGTTCCCATATTTCAGGAGAACGACACTGCTCGCGGCGAGGACCAGCAGGATGACAGCCGCTACAACAAGGATGATCCCGGCGAACCTCCTCTTAGCCATGACATTGGCCTCCTTTTCCCCCATCTCTAATATACGTCTTCAGTGGAAAAAAAGGAGGTCCTTCGCTTATCCGGCAAAAAGAGAAAAACCCGTTGCAGTTTATTCCCATGGAAAGGTATTATTCAGCAGTTCAAAAAGGGGCCTGTCGGCGCCGGGGAGGAATAATGGAGAAGAACCACGATGATGTCCTGTTTGCGGCCATTAACGACATATTCGACCGCAAGATCCCGTTCAATCAAGTCCTCGGTTTGAAAGTCGATACGATCGGTTATGACACCGTAAAGGTTGCATTCGGGATGAGGGAAGAGCTGATCGGAAATTACCTGCGCGGTACCCTCCACGGAGGGGTCATTTCTTCGGTAATCGACGTCACCGGCGGCCTGGCGGCCTTTATGGGCATCCAGAAAAAGATGCCGGGAGCGGCCCTGGAGACGAAGCTCGCCAGGTTCGGAAGACTGAGCACCATCGACCTTCGTGTCGATTTCCTCCGCCCCGGCACAGGGAAACGCTTCGTCTCCACGGGCTATACGCTGAGAACGGGAAACAAGGTTGCCGTG
It encodes:
- a CDS encoding DUF748 domain-containing protein, encoding MAKRRFAGIILVVAAVILLVLAASSVVLLKYGNRMIKGELERRLGKAFSIDRIDLTWGHVKATGIKMKNREGKDTVRIDSLSARADFLQFLRKEYVISNLTLKGVHVRVETDRSGVLISPALPPGITREGRGGKGESEISAANPLSITRLHIEEGEIDYLDRKTAPTPVLTRVRDIRLEAKDIALPFPDAFTTYELTGNIVGNSGMGAVKSNGKIKMKTKDLEAKGEVRHLDITNFKAYFQKNSNVNITRGFLDVDISMKIVSRKLHAPGRAVLKDLDFSSRPGVTNQFMGVPLSKVVAFLKKSSNRIPIDFTLTGDLDNPKVNIRDNFINTLSQGLAGTLGLSLKDIGQSLVDVGSGGAKGLGLNIEEIEKGLKNIFTK
- a CDS encoding thioesterase family protein produces the protein MEKNHDDVLFAAINDIFDRKIPFNQVLGLKVDTIGYDTVKVAFGMREELIGNYLRGTLHGGVISSVIDVTGGLAAFMGIQKKMPGAALETKLARFGRLSTIDLRVDFLRPGTGKRFVSTGYTLRTGNKVAVTRIELHNDLDELVAVGTGSYVVA